A stretch of Salvelinus alpinus chromosome 4, SLU_Salpinus.1, whole genome shotgun sequence DNA encodes these proteins:
- the LOC139572716 gene encoding putative transmembrane protein 244 isoform X2, producing MNDSDSLDQFLSFTLFLSISLPQTVLVHLLLCLVIFYSLYYMTGSVCFGAFRLDHFDGLIPFDLKTEPTNLESNSKYLVNLLSMELTYFCSGLLFAAVVRRWVWDYALTVTLLHVLLTSLVMLEFPLVWQWWLALGSGLFLMICNGQLIAYFTCQSDQSYPTFNSY from the exons ATGAATGACTCTGACTCTCTCGATcaatttctctctttcactctctttctctcgatctctctccccCAGACAGTGCTTGTACACCTGCTGCTGTGCCTCGTCATATTCTACTCTCTCTACTACATGACTGGGAGTGTGTGTTTCGGCGCGTTCAG GTTGGATCACTTTGATGGACTTATTCCCTTTGACCTTAAGACTGAACCAACCAATTTGGAGTCCAACTCCAAATATCTGG TGAACCTGCTGTCCATGGAGTTGACCTATTTCTGCAGTGGTCTGCTGTTTGCAGCCGTTGTGAGGAGATGGGTCTGGGACTACGCTCTCACAGTCACACTACTGCACGTACTGCTCACCAGCctag tgatgTTGGAGTTTCCCTTGGTATGGCAGTGGTGGCTGGCCCTTG gCAGCGGGTTGTTTCTGATGATCTGTAACGGTCAGCTGATAGCTTACTTCACCTGCCAGAGTGACCAGAGTTACCCCACCTTCAACAGCTACtga
- the LOC139572716 gene encoding putative transmembrane protein 244 isoform X1: MMFSDGIHCNISVAQSHIILNIRRTTDANHEMAFRGKVADTRTVLVHLLLCLVIFYSLYYMTGSVCFGAFRLDHFDGLIPFDLKTEPTNLESNSKYLVNLLSMELTYFCSGLLFAAVVRRWVWDYALTVTLLHVLLTSLVMLEFPLVWQWWLALGSGLFLMICNGQLIAYFTCQSDQSYPTFNSY; encoded by the exons ATGATGTTTTCTGACGGAATACACTGTAACATCTCAGTTGCCCAGTCACACATTATTCTCAACATCAGAAGAACGACAGATGCAAACCATGAGATGGCCTTCAGGGGTAAAGTGGCCGACACGAGG ACAGTGCTTGTACACCTGCTGCTGTGCCTCGTCATATTCTACTCTCTCTACTACATGACTGGGAGTGTGTGTTTCGGCGCGTTCAG GTTGGATCACTTTGATGGACTTATTCCCTTTGACCTTAAGACTGAACCAACCAATTTGGAGTCCAACTCCAAATATCTGG TGAACCTGCTGTCCATGGAGTTGACCTATTTCTGCAGTGGTCTGCTGTTTGCAGCCGTTGTGAGGAGATGGGTCTGGGACTACGCTCTCACAGTCACACTACTGCACGTACTGCTCACCAGCctag tgatgTTGGAGTTTCCCTTGGTATGGCAGTGGTGGCTGGCCCTTG gCAGCGGGTTGTTTCTGATGATCTGTAACGGTCAGCTGATAGCTTACTTCACCTGCCAGAGTGACCAGAGTTACCCCACCTTCAACAGCTACtga
- the LOC139572716 gene encoding putative transmembrane protein 244 isoform X3, producing MFSDGIHCNISVAQSHIILNIRRTTDANHEMAFRGKVADTRTVLVHLLLCLVIFYSLYYMTGSVCFGAFRLDHFDGLIPFDLKTEPTNLESNSKYLVNLLSMELTYFCSGLLFAAVVRRWVWDYALTVTLLHVLLTSLVMLEFPLVWQWWLALAGCF from the exons ATGTTTTCTGACGGAATACACTGTAACATCTCAGTTGCCCAGTCACACATTATTCTCAACATCAGAAGAACGACAGATGCAAACCATGAGATGGCCTTCAGGGGTAAAGTGGCCGACACGAGG ACAGTGCTTGTACACCTGCTGCTGTGCCTCGTCATATTCTACTCTCTCTACTACATGACTGGGAGTGTGTGTTTCGGCGCGTTCAG GTTGGATCACTTTGATGGACTTATTCCCTTTGACCTTAAGACTGAACCAACCAATTTGGAGTCCAACTCCAAATATCTGG TGAACCTGCTGTCCATGGAGTTGACCTATTTCTGCAGTGGTCTGCTGTTTGCAGCCGTTGTGAGGAGATGGGTCTGGGACTACGCTCTCACAGTCACACTACTGCACGTACTGCTCACCAGCctag tgatgTTGGAGTTTCCCTTGGTATGGCAGTGGTGGCTGGCCCTTG CGGGTTGTTTCTGA